A window of Rhodococcus sp. SGAir0479 contains these coding sequences:
- a CDS encoding nuclear transport factor 2 family protein: MGEPAGALTLTAQEQLLAIEEIKKVFSSRLRVMDTKQWDRYGPLHTEDVVTETWAGLPGDKQPASDGQSNRASGREHLTNSIRGMLGSSTHVTTAHHGHTPEITLTSDTTATGIWAMEDELWWTNGDVEEHLHGYGHYHEEYRKVEGKWLISYRKLTRLRETHTPNFFDYMGAL; the protein is encoded by the coding sequence ATGGGTGAGCCCGCCGGCGCACTGACCCTGACCGCACAGGAGCAGTTGCTCGCGATCGAGGAGATCAAGAAGGTGTTCTCCTCGCGCCTGCGCGTCATGGACACCAAGCAGTGGGACCGGTACGGCCCCCTGCACACCGAGGACGTCGTCACCGAGACGTGGGCCGGCTTGCCGGGCGACAAGCAGCCGGCATCGGACGGGCAGTCCAACCGCGCGTCCGGACGCGAGCATCTGACGAATTCGATCCGCGGCATGCTCGGGTCCTCGACCCACGTGACCACCGCGCATCACGGGCACACCCCGGAGATCACGCTCACCTCCGACACCACGGCCACCGGCATCTGGGCCATGGAGGACGAACTGTGGTGGACCAACGGCGACGTCGAGGAACACCTCCACGGCTACGGCCACTACCACGAGGAATACCGCAAGGTGGAGGGCAAGTGGCTCATCAGCTACCGCAAGCTCACCCGCCTGCGCGAGACGCACACGCCCAACTTCTTCGACTACATGGGAGCCCTGTGA
- a CDS encoding oxidoreductase gives MTTPALDTSALFAPLTVRGLELRNRIAMSPMTRHGSPGGVPTDEVVAYYRRRAEGGTGLIVTEGVAIEHPSAVDADTVPVMYGEAALAGWRRVVDAVHAAGGRIVPQLWHVGPLFGAMGPVGDVTPMRPSGHWGTVGNTMYSDEYVEQMRPVTAAMTEGDIADVIAAYAAAARNAIDVGFDGIALHGGHGYLLDAFLWEATNQRDDQWGGDLQRRTRFPAEVVKAIRREIGDEYPIIFRFSQHKQQDFASKIAHTPEELGVVLNALVDAGVDILDASIRRFYAPAFEGSDLSLAGWAKKLTGATVMAVGSVGLDSALNEQVIVGLPQMSDNLPDLLRRMNEGEFDLVAIGRLHLADPAIAQRLRDGDPMPEFDRKAHQARIY, from the coding sequence GTGACCACCCCTGCCTTGGACACGTCCGCCCTCTTCGCACCCCTGACGGTCCGCGGTCTCGAACTGCGGAACCGCATCGCGATGTCGCCCATGACACGGCACGGCTCACCGGGCGGCGTCCCCACCGACGAGGTGGTCGCGTACTACCGGCGGCGTGCGGAGGGCGGGACGGGGCTGATCGTCACCGAGGGCGTCGCGATCGAGCATCCGTCGGCGGTCGACGCCGACACCGTTCCGGTCATGTACGGCGAAGCGGCACTGGCGGGTTGGCGCAGGGTGGTCGACGCCGTCCACGCGGCGGGCGGACGGATCGTTCCGCAACTGTGGCACGTCGGCCCGCTGTTCGGCGCGATGGGCCCGGTCGGCGACGTCACCCCCATGCGCCCGTCCGGGCACTGGGGCACGGTCGGCAACACGATGTACTCCGACGAGTACGTCGAGCAGATGCGTCCGGTGACGGCCGCGATGACCGAGGGCGACATCGCCGACGTCATCGCCGCCTACGCCGCGGCTGCGCGCAACGCGATCGACGTCGGGTTCGACGGCATCGCGCTGCACGGGGGTCACGGTTACCTGCTCGACGCGTTCCTGTGGGAGGCGACCAACCAGCGTGACGACCAGTGGGGCGGAGACCTGCAGCGGCGCACCCGGTTCCCGGCCGAGGTCGTCAAGGCCATCCGCCGTGAGATCGGCGACGAGTACCCGATCATCTTCCGCTTCTCGCAGCACAAGCAGCAGGACTTCGCGTCGAAGATCGCGCACACGCCCGAGGAACTCGGCGTCGTGCTCAACGCGCTCGTCGACGCCGGCGTCGACATCCTCGATGCGAGCATCCGCCGCTTCTACGCACCGGCGTTCGAGGGCAGCGACCTGTCGCTGGCGGGATGGGCCAAGAAGCTGACCGGTGCCACCGTCATGGCCGTCGGCAGCGTGGGCCTCGACAGCGCGCTCAACGAGCAGGTCATCGTCGGCCTGCCGCAGATGTCGGACAATCTGCCCGACCTGCTGCGCCGGATGAACGAGGGCGAGTTCGACCTGGTCGCCATCGGGCGCCTGCATCTCGCGGATCCGGCCATCGCGCAGCGACTGCGCGACGGCGATCCGATGCCGGAGTTCGACCGCAAGGCCCACCAGGCCCGGATCTACTGA